One Pelecanus crispus isolate bPelCri1 chromosome 14, bPelCri1.pri, whole genome shotgun sequence genomic window carries:
- the FAM217B gene encoding protein FAM217B, with the protein MGPGIQEYPLLLHRETQKKESQINENHKGMVNNGKSHPSTKGLNKTISHVKSSSGRLSKNVSSSIEKISHDTQDGNQPSICKKGRNQLDDNTQSKRITTVCTSLHRVQGPKMSLPERRQNESSLHRIAPSIKGSTQGSFCRVKDVPMQHFYGSKKEQLEKNHEERLAEAGPCSSKWQEASVDEMFLDFESVQIIKEDAEDDSASDLSDSERIPIPPSPCTPPELILRAEEIDPVCLEHVPDTGFKESEYYYPDFLPPPFNSWDLKQLAVFVNVEGKTEFRPKPTGFLEKYIDRLLQLEWLQMQTVQNEKGKAGKARPQTAPGSIRTLKSPGKGKALLSPLLNKQVVPQESVPKLPRSYSGHRGDSYCEEGRQLCSHPGRLKLSERMGCAASSQRQSGEVRSELKKKSTAKQQLLNTQPPENSSKIQSVGNIRPPKQTPAFHGSAAPIKGLKTYACTNPKKNGNANNYVPSKKPAGDRKIKTNGTKQTSHKFK; encoded by the exons TACTGCacagagagacacagaaaaaggaaagccaaatCAATGAAAACCACAAAGGAATGGTAAA TAATGGAAAAAGCCATCCAAGCACCAAAGGactaaataaaacaatttctcaTGTGAAATCTTCTTCTGGAAGATTAAGCAAAAATGTATCAAGCTCCATTGAAAAg ATTTCCCATGACACTCAAGATGGTAACCAACCAAGTATTTGTAAGAAGGGAAGAAACCAGCTGGATGACAATACTCAGTCAAAAAG gaTCACAACTGTTTGCACATCACTGCACAGAGTACAAGGACCAAAGATGAGTCTCccagaaagaaggcaaaatgAATCTTCTCTGCACAGGATCGCTCCTAGCATAAAGGGCAGCACACAAGGTAGCTTCTGTAGGGTTAAAGATGTCCCGATGCAACATTTTTATGGCAGTAAAAAAGAACAGTTGGAAAAGAATCATGAAGAACGTCTTGCTGAAGCTGGTCCATGCTCTTCTAAATGGCAAGAAGCATCTGTAGATGAAATGTTTCTTGATTTTGAATCAGTACAAATTATTAAAGAAGATGCTGAAGATGATAGTGCCAGTGATCTCTCTGATTCAGAAAGGATTCCCATTCCCCCATCTCCCTGCACACCACCAGAACTCATTCTCAGAGCTGAAGAAATTGATCCAGTTTGTTTGGAACACGTCCCTGATACGGGTTTTAAAGAATCAGAATATTACTACCCAGacttcctcccaccccctttCAACTCATGGGACTTGAAGCAACTGGCCGTCTTTGTTAATGTAGAGGGTAAAACTGAATTTCGACCAAAGCCAACGGGATTTCTTGAGAAATACATTGATCGCCTTTTGCAGCTGGAATGGCTGCAAATGCAGACTGTACagaatgagaaaggaaaggcaggcaAAGCTAGACCACAGACTGCTCCCGGCTCCATCCGTACCCTAAAAAGCCCTGGCAAAGGCAAAGCATTGCTGAGCCCTTTGCTTAACAAGCAAGTGGTTCCGCAAGAAAGTGTTCCAAAGCTGCCCAGAAGCTATTCAGGTCATAGGGGAGATTCATACTGTGAAGAAGGTCGCCAGTTATGTTCTCATCCAGGACGCTTGAAACTTTCTGAGAGAATGGGATGTGCAGCGTCTTCTCAGAGACAATCTGGTGAAGTAAGgagtgaactgaaaaaaaaatcaactgcaAAGCAACAGCTCCTCAATACGCAGCCCCCTGAGAACAGTTCTAAAATTCAAAGTGTTGGTAATATCAGGCCCCCTAAGCAAACCCCAGCATTCCATGGTTCAGCTGCTCCCATCAAAGGCTTAAAAACATATGCGTGTAcaaatccaaagaaaaatggcaatGCTAACAATTATGTTCCTTCTAAAAAACCAGCAGgggacaggaaaataaaaacaaatggcaCGAAGCAAACATCACAcaaatttaaatga